The following are encoded together in the Tripterygium wilfordii isolate XIE 37 chromosome 3, ASM1340144v1, whole genome shotgun sequence genome:
- the LOC119989643 gene encoding disease resistance-like protein DSC1, with amino-acid sequence MAASSSTTSTVGKYDVFISFRGPDTRDNILSHLQAALCRAKIETFIDSELNRGDYVSEALLRIIEESKISLVIFSKNYAGSCWCLDELVKIMECKENNAQIVIPVFFKVEPWQVRRQLGPFAKSLAQHEGHPRIQNWRDALTKASNLIGWDSKVIRPEATLIKKIVTDIGCKLQYTSSSNFDSLVGMSYHFERIEILLSMISNEVRIIGFWGMGGIGKSTLARAFFNHVFSQFEGHCIIEDIKETCEKRGINVLREKLLTGILKDENLNVGTPNLGIPFIRDRLRRKKVLIVLDDVNDFQQIELTVGRRDCLGPGSITIITSRDKQVLNNGVDRIYEVPGLEYYEALCLFSQYAFKQNHPTDDHHMRLSNRAINYAKGNPLALKIFGSYLFGRSEEEQESALSKLERTPNMDVQKVLRISYDGLDDEEKNIFLNIACFFKGEYCTEVKCFHDSCGYSTDIGMRVLIDKSLITIHMGRVRMHDLIQEMGREIVRGESIAEPGKRSRLWDPRDISLVLAKNTGTEEVKGISFDMHNIRSFSINPTAFERMTNLEFLKIKVDLSTLHLPQGLESLSNELLYLYWDRYPLTYLPSNFYPENLVKLIMRHSHVEHLWNGRQNLAGLNMIDLAYSKKLIEIPDLSLATNLQKLILTDCKSLRNLPSNLSSLKTLNLNGCSHIMKFPEVSMNIEILNLGWTAIEEVPSSIDCLTSLTLLNLGGCKRLKKLPTSIYELKLIRNFGLYLPSLERHHLVWLSGVVYLNLSGNSFQEIPDAINQFTNLQHLYLDDCKRLQSLPQLPMNVHRIYARNCVALEMVASPLTTASRGEFDSVVVYIEFNFSNCFKLDQNAQNSIVADARLKLLCWEATCPETFSQTTKAASISFVGGDIPDWFKYKSMGSLLTAKLPKHWCNSELFCLVVSVVLEFKDFPRYGKFNILKYDCHIRNNIGDSSSGKGYFNLAAWGIKDTIQSNHVVLIYEQSLINDWRMIPKEAGEGDVMSIEFYIGEDSRNYCKIKECGIHLLYKLDAGDGCSTSTIEHNSPSRLTQVDYDMEETVLVGDAKSNEGYDDNCCSMDNLVEDSSSVMRKKMRK; translated from the exons ATGGCTGCTTCTTCTTCCACAACTTCTACTGTGGGAAAGTATGACGTCTTCATTAGTTTCAGAGGGCCTGACACGCGTGACAACATTCTCAGTCATCTACAAGCTGCTTTGTGTAGAGCAAAGATTGAAACTTTCATTGACAGTGAGCTCAATAGAGGAGATTATGTTTCAGAGGCCCTCCTGAGAATAATCGAGGAATCAAAAATCTCTCTAGTCATTTTCTCTAAAAACTATGCTGGTTCATGTTGGTGCTTAGACGAACTTGTGAAAATCATGGAATGCAAGGAAAACAATGCACAAATTGTTATACCAGTATTCTTTAAGGTGGAACCATGGCAAGTGAGAAGGCAGTTAGGGCCTTTTGCCAAATCTTTGGCTCAGCATGAAGGCCATCCCAGGATTCAAAATTGGAGAGATGCATTAACCAAAGCTTCTAATTTAATTGGATGGGATTCAAAGGTCATAAG GCCTGAGGCTACTCTTATTAAAAAGATTGTGACAGATATAGGATGCAAACTTCAGTATACATCCTCAAGCAATTTTGATAGTCTGGTTGGAATGAGTTATCACTTTGAGCGAATAGAAATATTATTAAGCATGATTTCTAATGAAGTTCGCATCATAGGATTTTGGGGGATGGGGGGTATAGGTAAGTCAACCCTTGCTAGAGCTTTCTTTAATCATGTTTTCTCCCAATTCGAAGGACATTGTATCATTGAAGATATCAAAGAAACATGTGAGAAGCGTGGGATAAATGTTTTACGGGAGAAACTTCTCACTGGAATACTGAAGGATGAGAACTTAAATGTAGGCACTCCTAATCTAGGAATTCCTTTTATAAGGGATAGACTCCGTCGTAAGAAGGTTCTTATTGTTTTGGATGATGTAAACGATTTTCAGCAGATAGAACTCACAGTTGGAAGGCGTGATTGCCTCGGTCCAGGAAGTATTACCATCATAACAAGTAGGGACAAACAAGTGCTTAACAATGGAGTTGATAGGATCTATGAGGTTCCTGGATTAGAATACTATGAAGCTCTTTGCCTCTTTAGCCAATATGCTTTCAAACAAAACCATCCGACGGATGATCATCATATGAGACTATCAAACAGGGCAATAAATTATGCTAAAGGTAATCCATTGGCTCTTAAGATCTTCGGTTCCTATTTATTTGGAAGGAGCGAGGAAGAACAAGAAAGTGCATTGAGTAAACTAGAGAGAACCCCGAACATGGATGTGCAGAAAGTGTTGCGAATCAGTTATGATGGACTGGacgatgaagaaaaaaatatttttcttaatatCGCATGTTTTTTCAAAGGAGAATACTGTACTGAAGTAAAATGCTTTCATGATAGCTGTGGTTATTCCACGGATATTGGAATGCGTGTTCTTATAGATAAATCTCTTATAACCATTCACATGGGTCGAGTACGGATGCATGACCTGATACAGGAAATGGGCCGAGAAATTGTTCGTGGAGAATCCATTGCAGAGCCCGGGAAACGCAGCAGGCTATGGGATCCTCGTGACATATCTCTTGTGTTGGCAAAGAACACG GGGACTGAGGAAGTTAAAGGCATAAGTTTTGACATGCATAACATAAGAAGCTTCAGTATAAACCCTAcagcatttgaaaggatgaccAATCTGGAATTCCTCAAAATCAAAGTCGATTTGTCCACGTTGCACCTTCCTCAAGgccttgaatctctctctaatGAGTTACTATATCTGTATTGGGATCGATACCCTTTGACATATTTGCCATCGAATTTTTACCCGGAGAATCTAGTGAAGCTCATAATGCGCCACAGCCATGTTGAACACCTGTGGAATGGAAGACAG AACCTAGCGGGCTTGAACATGATTGACCTCGCTTACTCTAAGAAGTTGATTGAAATTCCAGACCTGTCATTAGCTACAAATCTTCAAAAACTGATTCTTACAGATTGCAAAAGTCTTAGGAATCTTCCGAGCAATCTTTCTAGTTTGAAAACTCTGAATCTTAATGGTTGTTCTCACATCATGAAGTTTCCAGAGGTCTCAATGAACATTGAAATCTTAAATTTAGGTTGGACGGCAATAGAAGAAGTTCCTTCATCAATTGACTGTCTCACGTCCTTAACTTTGTTGAACCTTGGAGGATGCAAGAGGCTTAAGAAACTCCCCACTAGCATTTATGAACTGAAACTCATCCGGAATTTTGGTCTATATTTGCCGTCATTGGAAAGGCACCATCTTGTTTGGTTATCTGGGGTAGTATATCTAAATCTCTCGGGGAACAGCTTCCAGGAAATACCTGATGCCATCAATCAGTTCACTAACCTACAACATCTTTACCTAGATGACTGTAAGAGGCTTCAATCATTACCTCAACTTCCAATGAATGTCCACCGGATATATGCAAGGAATTGCGTAGCACTGGAAATGGTGGCCAGCCCTTTAACCACAGCATCAAGAGGTGAATTTGATTCTGTTGTTGTGTACATTGAGTTCAATTTTTCCaattgtttcaaattggatcaAAACGCACAAAACAGCATTGTGGCTGATGCAAGATTGAAGTTGCTGTGTTGGGAAGCCACATGCCCAGAAACTTTTTCCCAg ACAACCAAAGCGGCCAGTATCTCGTTTGTGGGAGGTGACATTCCAGATTGGTTCAAATATAAAAGCATGGGATCCTTGCTAACTGCAAAGCTTCCAAAGCATTGGTGTAATTCTGAGTTATTCTGCCTGGTTGTCAGCGTTGTTCTTGAATTCAAGGACTTCCCTAGGTATGGAAAATTCAATATTCTTAAGTATGATTGCCATATAAGAAACAACATAGGTGACAGCTCCAGTGGCAAGGGTTATTTCAATTTAGCAGCATGGGGAATTAAAGATACTATTCAGTCAAATCATGTCGTGTTAATTTATGAACAATCATTGATAAATGACTGGAGAATGATACCCAAAGAAGCAGGTGAAGGAGATGTGATGTCAATTGAATTCTACATTGGAGAAGATTCTAGAAACTATTGTAAGATCAAAGAGTGTGGGATCCATTTGCTATACAAGCTTGACGCCGGAGATGGATGTAGTACTTCAACTATTGAACATAACTCTCCTAGTAGGTTGACCCAGGTCGACTATGATATGGAAGAAACGGTACTGGTAGGAGATGCTAAAAGTAATGAAGGCTATGATGACAATTGTTGCAGTATGGACAACCTTGTGGAAGATTCATCTTCGGTGATgaggaagaaaatgagaaagtAA
- the LOC119993882 gene encoding protein EARLY RESPONSIVE TO DEHYDRATION 15-like: MALVSGSSTLNPNAPLFVPAAFRQVEDFSPEWWQLITTSTWYHDYWLNQHQGEDGFYDNADDDFDTSDVAALLPDTFDIDVSEDFPVFKVQFEDLTYEAEVESKSSPLNGTDAEVPNEGSKFVKTSG; encoded by the exons ATGGCGCTGGTTTCAGGAAGTTCAACATTGAATCCTAATGCTCCTCTCTTTGTTCCTGCTGCATTCCGTCAAGTGGAGGATTTCTCCCCTGAGTGGTGGCAACTGATTACAACCTCAACATGGTACCACGACTACTGGCTTAACCAACATCAGGGTGAGGATGGCTTCTATGACAATGCGGATGATGACTTTGATACCAGTGATGTAGCTGCTTTGCTGCCCGACACATTTGATATTGATGTTAGCGAAGATTTCCCCGTTTTCAAAGTTCAGTTTGAAGATCTCACTTATGAAGCTGAAGTAGAGAGCAAGTCATCCCCTTTGAATG GCACTGATGCTGAGGTACCCAATGAAGGATCCAAGTTTGTTAAAACCTCTGGATGA
- the LOC119993873 gene encoding GTP-binding protein BRASSINAZOLE INSENSITIVE PALE GREEN 2, chloroplastic has translation MSLKLPWSVGLQGIPETKGLLFAGNLNFSSFSFSLKQNPLHGIHQNKSHKVSLVSLAVKNEVLSDTAQRNRGRIAPRKGGRDPILSEGRDVDEKYGTICPGCGVFMQDKDPNLPGYYQQKKVNVENEMPEDLEEEEDFDDEEEDDFVDDIQDKFEETDEEEGNLGKGDGFDWDSDEFEALLQGEEDDMDLDGFRPPDVGYGNITEEVIEKAEMRRNAMKVSKAERKRMAREAEREKDEVTVCARCHSLRNYGQVKNQTAENLIPDFDFDRLIATRLMKPTANANSTVVVMVVDCVDFDGSFPKRAAKSLFKALEGAQINHRASKQLPKLVLVATKVDLLPSQISPTRLDRWVRNRAKAGGAPKLNGVYLVSARKDLGVRNLLAFIKELAGPRGNVWVIGAQNAGKSTLINAFAKKGGAKIMKLTEAPVAGTTLGILRIGGILSAKAKMYDTPGLLHPYLMSVRLNRDEQKMIEIRKELKPRTYRVKVGQAVQVGGLVRLDLNQASIDTIYVTIWASPNVSLHMGKIENADEIWQNHVGIRLQPPIGEDRASMLGKWEDRAIKVTGTSWDVNSIEIAVAGFGWFSLGLKGEATLTLWTYDGVNVTLRDPLVLDRAPFLERPGFWLPKAISEAIGSQSKLEAQKMKFQEDSDESLSQVPA, from the exons ATGAGCTTGAAGCTGCCCTGGTCCGTCGGTCTGCAAGGAATCCCAGAAACAAAAGGCCTTCTTTTCGCAGGTAACCtcaatttttcttcattttccttttctttgaagCAAAACCCACTTCACGGAATCCACCAAAACAAGAGTCATAAAGTTTCACTCGTTTCTTTGGCTGTAAAGAATGAGGTTTTAAGTGATACAGCACAAAGAAACCGTGGTAGAATAGCGCCTAGAAAGGGAGGTAGAGACCCAATATTGAGTGAGGGAAGAGATGTGGATGAGAAATACGGGACAATTTGCCCTGGTTGTGGGGTCTTCATGCAAGATAAGGATCCAAACCTTCCTGGGTATTATCAGCAAAAGAAGGTTAATGTTGAAAATGAAATGCCGGAGGAtttggaggaagaggaggattttgatgatgaggaggaggacGACTTTGTGGATGACATTCAGGATAAGTTTGAGGAAACTGATGAGGAAGAAGGTAATCTGGGAAAGGGAGATGGGTTTGATTGGGATTCTGATGAATTTGAAGCCTTATTACAAGGTGAAGAGGATGATATGGATTTGGATGGCTTTAGGCCGCCAGATGTTGGATATGGCAACATTACAGAGGAGGTGATAGAGAAAGCGGAAATGAGAAGGAACGCAATGAAGGTGTCAAAAGCGGAAAGGAAGAGGATGGCTCGGGAAGCTGAAAGGGAAAAGGATGAGGTTACAGTGTGTGCTCGGTGTCATTCGTTGAGGAATTATGGGCAAGTAAAGAATCAGACGGCTGAGAATTTGATAccggattttgattttgataggttgattgcaaCCAGGCTTATGAAACCTACTGCGAACGCCAATTCAACCGTTGTTGTGATGGTTGTTGATTGTGTTGATTTTGATGGCTCATTTCCAAAGCGGGCAGCAAAGTCATTGTTTAAGGCATTGGAAGGAGCCCAAATTAATCATAGGGCCAGCAAGCAGTTGCCAAAACTTGTTCTCGTGGCTACAAAGGTTGATCTCCTCCCATCGCAAATTTCACCAACTAGGCTAGATAGATGGGTTAGAAACCGTGCCAAGGCTGGAGGGGCACCTAAGCTAAATGGAGTATATTTAGTTAGTGCAAGAAAAGATTTGGGTGTGAGGAATTTGTTGGCATTTATCAAGGAATTGGCTGGTCCTCGAGGGAATGTATGGGTTATTGGAGCTCAGAATGCTGGGAAGTCCACTTTAATCAATGCTTTTGCAAAGAAAGGAGGGGCCAAAATTATGAAACTCACAGAAGCACCAGTTGCTGGAACCACACTTGGAATATTGAGAATTGGAGGAATTTTATCAGCCAAGGCAAAGATGTATGACACTCCTGGGCTCTTACATCCATATCTAATGTCAGTGAGACTGAATAGGGATGAGCAGAAGATGATCGAAATTCGGAAGGAGCTAAAACCACGGACATACAGAGTGAAG GTAGGGCAGGCTGTTCAAGTTGGTGGCTTGGTGAGATTAGACCTCAATCAAGCTTCCATTGACACAATATATGTCACCATCTGGGCATCACCTAATGTATCTCTACACATGGGAAAAATTGAGAATGCTGATGAAATTTGGCAAAACCATGTTGGTATTAGGTTGCAG CCTCCAATTGGTGAAGACCGAGCTTCCATGTTGGGCAAATGGGAAGACAGGGCAATCAAAGTGACTGGAACAAGCTGGGATGTGAATAGCATTGAGATTGCAGTTGCTGGTTTTGGATGGTTTTCTTTGGGCCTCAAAGGTGAAGCAACACTGACATTGTGGACATATGATGGTGTCAACGTTACTTTAAGAGACCCTTTGGTTCTTGACCGTGCACCATTCCTTGAGAGACCAGGGTTTTGGCTACCTAAGGCTATATCTGAGGCCATTGGCAGCCAAAGTAAACTTGAAGCTCAGAAGATGAAATTTCAAGAAGACAGCGATGAATCCTTGTCCCAGGTGCCTGCTTAA
- the LOC119995686 gene encoding bifunctional endo-1,4-beta-xylanase XylA-like — MGGWRKQRGENHHQEVHGRRWQNRKPPLGTWHPTVASWEKKFCASVGSVSWRKLIEAQRFTYIYKNVINWDDSAVEEAFNSAKSRFWAQINGLPCDISLPDPDMYIEEIDWDSIINPELILDSEREPKVCDQTDNGEHVIIFGDSFLQEHYSIVPVIGWGPEETFPKPTNDESDRQLGNDNQNVDGNDDLLEKIDNESKKNVDRGTGWGLSWSGSLEQNRPVNNGDLLNNNCNESKKNVDRGTGWGLGRSDSWEQNRLENKGDLLNKNNNESKNVDHGTGWGLSWSGSWEQNWLENNSDLLNKNSNESKNVDHGEWGYVWNDPWGQNQLENNGDMWNKNYNEPKNMGHGTGRDWGMWDRDRKKREGTGWNMSRYETSRYHGNYYSTDHGWRNGRWQKKLNFAYEQPNSNQVPHSNQYWTEVNYNGPVNQSNHWESRNPMQF, encoded by the exons ATGGGTGGTTGGAGGAAACAGAGAGGTGAAAACCACCATCAGGAAGTCCATGGGAGGAGGTGGCAGAACAGGAAGCCGCCGCTAG GCACTTGGCATCCAACTGTAGCTTCATGGGAGAAGAAGTTTTGTGCTTCAGTCGGCTCGGTTTCATGGCGGAAGCTAATAGAAGCCCAAAGgttcacatacatatataaaaatgtGATTAACTGGGATGACTCTGCCGTTGAAGAGGCGTTTAACAGTGCCAAAAGTCGGTTTTGGGCGCAGATTAATGGCCTTCCTTGTGATATCTCATTGCCTGATCCTGATATGTACATCGAAGAAATTGATTGGGACTCTATCATCAACCCAGAGCTGATTTTGGACTCGGAACGGGAACCCAAGGTTTGTGATCAGACAGATAACGGTGAGCATGTCATCATTTTTGGTGATTCTTTCTTACAGGAACATTATTCAATTGTGCCTGTCATTGGATGGGGACCAGAGGAGACTTTTCCAAAGCCTACCAATGATGAGTCAGATCGACAACTTGGAAATGACAACCAGAACGTGGATGGTAATGATGATTTGTTGGAAAAGATAGATAATGAGTCGAAGAAGAACGTGGATCGTGGAACTGGATGGGGACTTAGTTGGAGCGGTTCTTTGGAACAGAACCGGCCGGTGAACAACGGTGATTTGTTGAACAATAACTGTAATGAGTCGAAGAAGAACGTGGATCGTGGAACTGGATGGGGACTTGGTCGGAGTGATTCATGGGAACAGAACCGGCTGGAGAATAAGGGTGATTTGTTGAATAAGAACAATAACGAGTCAAAGAACGTGGATCATGGAACTGGATGGGGACTTAGTTGGAGTGGTTCATGGGAACAGAACTGGCTGGAGAATAACAGTGATTTGTTGAATAAGAACTCTAATGAGTCAAAGAACGTGGATCATGGAGAATGGGGATATGTTTGGAATGACCCATGGGGACAAAACCAGCTGGAGAATAATGGTGATATGTGGAACAAGAACTATAATGAACCGAAGAACATGGGTCATGGAACTGGTAGAGACTGGGGAATGTGGGACCGAgatagaaagaaaagagaaggcaCTGGATGGAACATGTCGAGGTATGAGACCTCCCGATATCATGGTAATTACTACAGTACAGATCATGGATGGAGGAATGGAAGATGGCAAAAGAAGCTTAATTTTGCTTATGAGCAACCAAATAGTAATCAAGTGCCTCATTCAAATCAGTACTGGACTGAAGTGAACTATAATGGGCCAGTGAACCAGAGCAATCATTGGGAAAGCAGGAATCCCATGCAGTTTTGA
- the LOC119995278 gene encoding U4/U6 small nuclear ribonucleoprotein PRP4-like protein — protein MAAEEENPASTPPAEPSVSVPDGPPGVSGLSTISVTPDPPIQPISAPVIPVQPLPTIAPIPTVPIAPVGRPLAPLPMRPPVLRPPVPQNGEVGASDSDSDHDDSRTATGSTEYEISEESRLVRERQQQAMRELMTKRRAAALAVPTNDMAVRARLRRLGEPITLFGEREMERRERLRTIMAKLDSEGQLEKLMKAHEEEAAAVSAATEDFEEEMVQYPFYTEGSKELLDARIDIAKYSILRAASRLERARRKRDDPDEDVNAEIDWALKQAKSLVLECSEIGDDRPLTGCSISRDGKMLATCAWSGVAKLWSMPQLNKVSALKGHTERATDVAFSPVHDHLATASADRTVKLWNTDGSLLKTFEGHLDRIGRIAFHPSGKYLGSTSFDKTWRLWDIDTGVELLLQEGHSRSVYGITFHPDGSLAASCGLDSLARVWDLRTGRSILVLEGHVQPVLGVSFSPNGYYLATGGEDNTCRVWDLRKKKSLYIIPAHSKLISQVKFEPQEGYFLVTSSSDMTSKVWSGRDFKPVKTLSGHEAKVNSLDISADAQHIVTVSHDRTIKLWRGSSNGGEDRMDMD, from the exons ATGGCGGCTGAGGAGGAAAACCCTGCATCCACTCCACCAGCAGAGCCTTCTGTTTCCGTCCCTGATGGTCCACCTGGGGTTTCGGGTCTTTCGACCATCAGTGTCACCCCGGATCCACCAATACAACCTATCAGTGCCCCAGTAATTCCCGTTCAACCTTTGCCTACTATTGCTCCAATTCCTACAGTTCCTATTGCCCCAGTTGGCCGGCCGTTAGCCCCACTTCCGATGCGTCCACCTGTCTTAAGGCCGCCTGTGCCGCAAAATGGCGAGGTCGGAGCTAGTGACTCTGATTCTGACCATGATGACTCCCGAACTGCTACTGGTTCTACAGAGTATGAGATTTCAGAAGAGAGTAGACTGGTGAGGGAGCGGCAGCAACAGGCTATGCGGGAGCTGATGACGAAGCGTCGTGCTGCTGCTCTCGCAGTGCCTACTAATGACATGGCTGTCCGTGCTCGTCTTCGTCGGCTTGGTGAACCCATAACGCTTTTTGGAGAGCGAGAGATGGAAAGGCGGGAGAGGTTGCGGACGATTATGGCAAAGCTGGATTCTGAAGGGCAGTTGGAGAAGCTGATGAAAGCTCATGAGGAGGAGGCAGCAGCTGTTTCAGCTGCAACTGAAGATTTTGAGGAAGAAATGGTTCAGTACCCTTTCTATACTGAAGGATCAAAGGAGCTATTGGATGCTAGAATTGATATTGCAAAATACTCAATTTTAAGAGCAGCATCGCGTCTTGAACGTGCTCGTAGGAAAAGGGATGATCCGGATGAAGATGTGAATGCAGAGATTGATTGGGCTCTAAAGCAAGCCAAAAGTTTGGTTCTCGAGTGCAGTGAGATTGGGGATGATAGGCCTCTTACTGGTTGTTCCATCTCACGTGACGGGAAAATGCTGGCAACCTG TGCATGGAGCGGAGTTGCTAAACTGTGGAGCATGCCTCAATTAAATAAGGTTTCTGCCTTAAAGGGGCACACAGAACGTGCAACTGACGTTGCATTCTCTCCTGTGCATGACCATCTGGCGACTGCTTCAGCTGACCGAACTGTAAAATTATGGAATACTGATGGATCCCTCCTTAAGACGTTTGAGGGCCATCTGGATCGTATTGGACGTATTGCCTTTCATCCTTCAGGGAAGTATTTGGGCTCAACTAGCTTTGACAAGACTTGGAGACTGTGGGACATAGATACTGGAGTGGAGCTGCTTCTTCAAGAAGGTCATAGTAGAAGCGTATATGGGATAACCTTTCACCCTGATGGATCATTAGCAGCATCTTGTGGACTTGATTCCCTTGCACGTGTTTGGGACCTTCGCACTGGGAGAAGTATCCTCGTTCTAGAAGGTCATGTTCAGCCG GTTCTTGGTGTCAGCTTTTCACCCAATGGATATTATTTAGCTACTGGTGGTGAAGATAATACTTGTCGCGTGTGGGATTTGAGGAAGAAAAAATCTTTGTATATAATACCTGCGCACTCAAAACTTATATCACAAGTGAAGTTTGAACCTCAAGAGGGTTACTTTTTAGTCACTTCTTCAAGTGATATGACATCAAag GTTTGGTCTGGTCGAGATTTCAAGCCCGTGAAAACTTTATCTGGTCATGAAGCAAAAGTTAATTCTCTGGACATAAGTGCGG ACGCGCAACATATTGTGACCGTCTCTCATGATCGGACCATCAAACTTTGGCGTGGCAGTAGCAATGGTGGGGAAGACCGTATGGATATGGACTGA
- the LOC119987922 gene encoding UDP-N-acetylglucosamine--dolichyl-phosphate N-acetylglucosaminephosphotransferase-like has protein sequence MAARKRASTEAAARSPPPTTETTPHRKPQDRETTIPNEPPIAQPKWGLILKLSFLLLAPYLYLFFYHYRIEQDLKRSILINAGLSLGGFFITVKMIPVASRYVLRRNLFGHDINKKGTAQGTDKVPESLGIVVGIVFWVLAILFQYFNFTADSNWLVEYNAALASICFMILLGFVDDVLDIPWRVKLLLPSFAALPLLMAYAGHTTIIIPKPFVPYIGVEVFDLGWLYKLYMGLLVVFCTNSINIHAGINGLEIGQTVVIASAILIHNVMQIGASTDPEYKQAHAFSIYLVQPLLATSLGLLSYNWYPSSVFVGDTYTYFAGMTMAVVGILGHFSETLLIFFLPQVVNFLVSLPQLSGFVKCPRHRLPRFDPQTGLLTGTNDGTLVNFYLRMFGRMSEKSLCIQLLIVQALGCCFCFVLRYILAGWYK, from the exons ATGGCAGCTCGCAAAAGAGCGTCAACTGAGGCTGCCGCAAGGTCGCCGCCGCCGACAACTGAAACGACACCGCATCGGAAGCCACAGGACAGAGAGACGACTATCCCGAATGAACCCCCGATTGCGCAGCCTAAATGGGGCCTAATTCTCAAGCTCTCTTTTCTGTTACTGGCCCCGTACTTGTACCTCTTCTTCTACCATTACAGGATCGAGCAGGACCTCAAGAGATCTATTCTCATCAATGCAGGGCTCAGCCTTGGTGGTTTCTTTATCACTGTCAAGATGATCCCCGTAGCTTCTCGATACGTATTGAGGCGCAATTTGTTTGGTCACGATATCAACAAGAAGGGTACTGCTCAAGGAACCGATAAAGT GCCTGAGTCATTGGGTATTGTTGTTGGCATTGTCTTTTGGGTCTTGGCAATCTTGTTTCAGTATTTCAACTTCACAGCAGATTCAAAT TGGCTTGTGGAGTACAATGCAGCACTGGCATCAATCTGCTTCATGATTTTGCTTGGATTTGTTGACGATGTTCTTGACATCCCCTGGAGGGT GAAATTGCTGCTGCCTTCATTTGCTGCTCTCCCCCTGTTGATGGCATATGCCGGACATACTACTATCATCATACCCAAGCCTTTTGTTCCTTACATTGGGGTTGAGGTGTTTGATTTAG GATGGTTATATAAGCTATACATGGGACTTTTGGTGGTTTTTTGCACAAATTCCATCAACATTCATGCTGGCATAAATGGTCTTGAAATTGGGCAAACAGTTGTGATTGCATCTGCT ATTTTGATACATAATGTCATGCAAATTGGAGCATCTACAGATCCTGAGTATAAGCAGGCCCATGCATTCTCCATCTACCTTGTTCAACCTTTACTTGCAACTTCGTTGGGTTTACTTTCTTACAACTG GTATCCCTCTTCTGTTTTTGTTGGAGATACTTACACGTACTTCGCTGGAATGACCATGGCTGTTGTTGGAATTTTAGGACATTTCAG TGAAACACTTCTGATATTCTTCCTACCTCAAGTAGTGAACTTTCTCGTGTCACTGCCCCAG CTTTCTGGTTTTGTAAAATGTCCCAGGCATCGTCTACCTAG GTTTGATCCCCAGACTGGACTACTCACGGGAACGAACGATGGAACACTAGTGAACTTCTACTTGAGAATGTTTGGCCGCATGTCAGAGAAGTCACTTTGTATTCAACTTCTTATTGTTCAG GCCCTTGGATGCTGCTTCTGCTTTGTGCTGAGATATATTCTTGCTGGTTGGTATAAATGA